A single window of Flavobacterium aestivum DNA harbors:
- the sucD gene encoding succinate--CoA ligase subunit alpha has product MSVLVNKDSKIIVQGFTGSEGTFHASQMIEYGTNVVGGVTPGKGGTTHLDLPVFNTVKDAVVQAGADTTIIFVPPAFAADAIMEAADAGIKVIIAITEGIPVADMIKANSYVKERNARLIGPNCPGVITPGEAKVGIMPGFVFKKGTVGIVSKSGTLTYEAADQVVKQGLGITTAIGIGGDPIIGTTTKEAVELLMNDPETECIIMIGEIGGQLEADAAKWIKADGNRKPVIGFIAGETAPAGRTMGHAGAIVGGSDDTAAAKKQIMKDNGIHVVDSPAEIGKKVKEVLG; this is encoded by the coding sequence ATGAGTGTTTTAGTTAATAAAGATTCCAAAATAATAGTTCAAGGATTTACAGGTAGCGAAGGAACTTTCCACGCTTCACAAATGATTGAATACGGTACAAACGTTGTTGGGGGAGTTACTCCAGGTAAAGGAGGAACAACTCATTTGGATCTTCCTGTTTTTAATACAGTAAAAGATGCTGTTGTACAAGCTGGTGCTGATACAACTATTATTTTTGTACCACCTGCTTTTGCTGCTGATGCTATTATGGAAGCTGCTGATGCTGGTATAAAAGTAATCATTGCTATTACTGAAGGAATTCCTGTTGCTGATATGATTAAAGCAAACAGTTATGTAAAAGAAAGAAACGCAAGATTGATTGGACCTAACTGTCCAGGTGTAATTACACCAGGAGAAGCTAAAGTTGGAATTATGCCAGGTTTTGTTTTCAAAAAAGGTACAGTAGGAATTGTTTCAAAATCAGGAACTTTAACTTATGAAGCTGCTGACCAAGTTGTAAAACAAGGATTAGGAATCACTACTGCAATTGGTATTGGTGGAGATCCAATCATTGGAACAACTACAAAAGAAGCTGTAGAATTATTAATGAACGACCCAGAAACTGAGTGTATCATTATGATTGGTGAAATTGGAGGTCAATTAGAAGCTGATGCTGCTAAATGGATCAAAGCTGACGGTAACCGTAAACCAGTTATTGGTTTCATCGCTGGTGAAACTGCTCCTGCAGGACGTACAATGGGGCACGCTGGTGCAATCGTTGGAGGTTCTGATGATACTGCTGCTGCTAAAAAACAAATTATGAAAGACAACGGAATTCACGTTGTTGATTCTCCAGCTGAAATTGGTAAAAAAGTAAAAGAAGTATTGGGTTAA